One stretch of Oceanimonas pelagia DNA includes these proteins:
- the rimP gene encoding ribosome maturation factor RimP encodes MATLEQRLTEMLSEPVEALGFELLGLEFVRAGRHSTLRLYIDHENGIDVNDCAEVSRQVSAVLDVEDPISTEYDLEVSSPGLARPLFKPAHYQAIIGQEAELALRMAVNNRRKLKGIVVSADDTLVRLEVNGQEFPVAYANIQKANLVPNFD; translated from the coding sequence TTGGCTACATTGGAACAACGATTGACCGAGATGCTCAGCGAGCCGGTAGAGGCGCTGGGCTTTGAACTGCTGGGGCTCGAGTTTGTTCGCGCCGGCCGGCATTCGACCCTGCGGCTGTACATCGATCATGAAAACGGCATTGATGTGAATGACTGCGCTGAAGTCAGCCGGCAGGTCAGTGCCGTGCTGGATGTGGAAGATCCCATTTCCACCGAGTATGATCTGGAAGTCTCATCCCCGGGGCTCGCACGACCTCTGTTCAAACCGGCCCATTACCAGGCCATTATCGGTCAGGAAGCCGAACTGGCGCTGCGCATGGCCGTGAACAATCGCCGCAAACTCAAGGGCATTGTGGTGTCGGCCGATGACACCCTGGTCCGGCTGGAGGTGAATGGCCAGGAATTCCCCGTGGCCTACGCCAACATTCAAAAAGCAAATCTGGTTCCGAACTTTGACTGA
- the secG gene encoding preprotein translocase subunit SecG encodes MYEILLVVYLLIALALIGLVLIQQGKGADMGASFGAGASNTVFGSSGSGNFLTKTTTLLAAGFFVVSLVLGNLSTHSTKQSSEWEDLSAPEVVEAPVQGDVPVSNGGDVPN; translated from the coding sequence ATGTACGAAATTCTTTTGGTGGTGTACCTGCTGATAGCGCTGGCCCTGATTGGCCTGGTGCTGATACAGCAAGGAAAGGGCGCAGACATGGGCGCTTCCTTCGGTGCGGGTGCATCCAATACGGTATTCGGATCCAGCGGATCGGGTAATTTCCTGACCAAGACCACTACGCTGTTGGCAGCTGGATTCTTTGTAGTAAGCCTGGTGCTGGGCAACCTTTCTACCCATAGCACCAAGCAGAGCAGTGAGTGGGAAGACCTGTCGGCTCCCGAAGTGGTTGAAGCTCCTGTTCAGGGCGACGTGCCGGTCAGTAACGGCGGTGACGTACCCAATTAA